The DNA sequence ATAAAAAGCATATAGGTAACAAATATACTAATATTTCTAAATTTTGAATAAAATAAAAGCAATTACGTTTTCACACAGCCTCTTAAGTCGTGGGTTGAAATCAAAACATTGATTATAACCGTTTTAACGGTTTTTGTGAATAATGCAGGTTAGGAGTCCCATAAAGATAAATTTATCTTGAGATTATAAATTTTGATACAGAAGTTTGTTTTGTGCCGATAATCTTACAAATATAAATTCCGGGAATAAGGTTTGATATATTTATTTCAGAATTGGTCATATCAGTAATATATCTTTGAACTTGTCCGGAAATATTGTAAATAAAGACTTCATTAATTTTATCATTTTTATTAATTGAATGTATTTTAATAAAATTATCTGCCGGATTTGGAGATAATAAAGTGTTATTTTCTGATATTAAATTATCAATATCTGTAATAAATGATAAAATTACATCTTCTGTTATATCCTGTTCAACTATGGATAAAGTTTCCGAATAATCATCATATCCGGCTTTTGTTACTGTATATTGAATATCATTTCCTGATGCAAGATTTGAAAAAACGGCTTGTCCGGAGGCATTTGTTAATTTGTCTTGTGAAAGAAAGTTAACATTGGCATTTTCAATTGGATTTGTGCCGTCTGTTACATTAAAGGTAACTGAATAAGAATAGATTTGAGCAAGATATTCATATGCAGCATAAATATCAATGATACCCCAACCATAATAATTATTAGGAGCATCTGCATTGTTTGCTGTCATTTTAAGTGCTTCAAATATATCCATATTGCTTGCATTAGGAACCATCTCCCACAGCAAAGCAGCAGCTCCGGCTGTTAAAGGACATGAAAATGAAGTACCGCTTGCAGTTGTATAATAATTTCCGTAGGTATCTGCTACATAAACATCTGATCCCATAGCCATAACTTCGGGTTTGATTCGACCGTCGCCTGTAGGTCCTACTGAGCTGAAAAAAGTTCTGCTGCCGTCAGAATATACTGCTCCTATTGCTAATACGCTGTCTCCGTCAGCAGGAGCTCCAATTGTTGTTGTTCCTCCGCCTCCGTTACCGGCAGAATTTACAACGAGAATACCTTTGCCGGCTGCAATATCAGCTGCAATTGTTATAATTGCAGTATTTCCGTCAAGTTCGGCGGGAGAATATCCGGTACCATCATCAAAATCTATATAGCCTAATGATGTTGAAGTTATGTCAACACCAAGCGCATCAGCCCATTCGGCTCCGGCTACCCAGTTATCTTCTTCAACTTGTGTCTCTGAATCTGTGTTTTCAGTTTTAGCCAATAAATATGTTGCACCAAAGGCAGGCCCGATTAATTGTCCTTCATAAAAACCGCCGATAGTACTTAATGTCATGGTGCCGTGACTTCCGCTTCCCATATCGCCTTCATCATCAACATTTCCGTCATTATTTACAAAATCCCATTGATTGGCAATATTCATGCTTGTGAATGCTTGATGCTCTAAATTATTAAAACCTGCATCTAATACACAAATAATCACTCCGTTACCGCTGTATCCAAGGTCATGTACAACAGGAACATTGATTTGTTCCAGTTGTGTGAGGGATGATCCGTAATTAAAATCATACATGATGGACTTTATAAAATTTTCGGATATAACTCTATTTTTTGTAATGTCCTTTTTATCATATTTCCCTTTCCTGACAATGTCAATTTTTTTGACAATACTCAATTCTGCAATTTGTTCCAAATTTTCACTTGAAACTTCTGCTGATATTGCATTTAACCATCTTGATTGATGTCTTAATTTATTAATAAAAGGAATAACTTGCTTAATATAGTTTTCTTCAACCGGGATGTCGCAGTAATCTGTTAAAGGTCCTTTTTTTATTAATTTTCGCCTTCTTTGTAATGATCTTTTTGACAAGTTATCTTCAGCAGTATTAATTTTTGATTTTAAATCAGAACCTTTATCGGTAAAGAATATCCATACAGTAAATTCCGGATTGTTTTTGTTTATATCAATATTCTTTATTAATACATTTGATAATTTTTCAGATATTTGGGCATCAGCTGTGAAAAAGAAAAAAATCAAAAAAACTAATGTGAAAATTTTTGTCAGATACTTCATAATTAATATTTTAAATTATACACTTTGAAATACAGATAGCTTTTTGTTGTAAAGTTGCATGAATCTAATTATTAAATTGACAGAAGTTTGTGAATACTTTAAATCTGCATGCGTGGCATGGATATTTCTGTTTATTAATATATTACATATACTTAAATAAGCGAATCGTGCCACGCTGAATATTTTAAAATTCAACACTTTACAAAAGGACTTGCTGATTTATGGGAATAATTCAGTATTGAAATTTATCTTGCTATTACAAATTTCAATACTGAAGTTTGTTTAGTACTTATAACTTTACATAAATAAATTCCCGGTTTAAGTTTTGAAATATTTATTCTTGAATTAGTTATATTATTATAATGCTTTTGAACTTGGCCTGATATATTGTAAATCATAACTTCATTAATTTTTTCATTAATATCTATTGACCGAATATTAATGAAATTACCTGAAGGGTTTGGAGAAATATACAGTGAATTTGAGATATTTTGAAAAAGATATTCAAATGCAGCGTAAACATCAATAATGCCCCAACCGTATTGATTATTAGGTGAACTTGCATTATTTGCTGTTATTTTTAGTGCATTAAATATTTCCATATTATTTGCTGTTGGAATCATTTCCCATAATAAAGCAGCCGCCCCTGCTGTTAAAGGACAAGAAAATGAGGTGCCGCTTGAAGTTCTGTAATAATTTCCGTTGGTATCCGCTACATAAACGCCTGAGCCCATTGCCATAACTTCGGGTTTGATACGTCCGTCACCTGAAGGTCCTACTGAACTGAAAGTAGTTCTTGTACCGTCAGAATATACTGCTCCTACTGCTAATACACTGTCTCCGTCAGAAGGGGCATTAATTGTTGTTGTTCCGTTGCCGCTGTTACCGGCAGAATTTACAACGAGAATTCCTTTGCCGGCTGCAATATCAGCAGCAATGGTAATAATTGCAGTATTACCGTCAAGCTCAGCCGGAGAATATCCTGTTCCGTCATCAAAATTAACATAGCCCAATGATGTAGAAGTTATATCGGCTCCATGTGCATCAGCCCATTCTGCACCTGCAACCCAATTATCTTCTTCAATTTGTGTTTCTGAATCTGTGTTTTCAGTTTTAGCCAATAAATATGTTGCACCATAAGCGGGTCCGATTAATTCTCCTTCATAAAAACCGCCGATAGTACTTAATGTTTTAGTGCCGTGACTTCCGCTTCCCATATCGTCTTCATCATCAACATTTCCGTCATTATTTACAAAATCCCGTTGACCGGCAATATCCATGCTTGTGAATACTTGATGTTCCAAATTATTGAAACCGGCATCTAATACACAAATAATTATTCCGTTACCGCTGTAACCGAGGTCATGTACAACAGGAACATTTATCTGTTCTAATTGAGTCAGAGAAGAACCGTAATCTAAATTGTACATGCTTGATTTTGTATTATAAATTGAAGTTATCTTTTTATTTGCAATATACCTTTCATCATACTTTCCTTTCCTTACAATATCAATCTTTTTAACAAAACTATATTTTGCGATTTGCTCTAAATTTTCTCTTGAAACTTCTGCTGATATTGCATTTAACCATCTTGATTGATGTCTTAATTTATTAATAAAAGGTATTACTTGCTCAATATAGTTTTCTTCAACCGGGATGTCATAATAATCGACAACAGGTCCGTTTTTTATCAGTTTTTGCCTTCTTTGTATTGATCTTTTTGACAAGTTATCTTCAGCAGTATTAATTTTTGATTTTAAATCAGACCCTTTATCGGTAAAGAATATCCATACAGTAAATTCCGTATTGTTTTTATTTATACCGATGTTTTTAATTAAAGCATCGGAAATTTTATTATTATTTTGTGCATAAGCATCGAAAAAACAAAAAAACATAATTAATATGGAAATGTATTTTAAATGCCTCATAATAAGTGTTTTGTTATCAAATTATTAAAATGCAAGTGTTTTTAAAACCAAACTCAAAGTTACGAAAAACTAAACTAAATTATTAAACTTTTTTCAGCTTCTAAAATATTTTCCGGTTTTCCAAGATCAAACCAGTAGTTATGTTTTGTTTCAAATGCCGAAATTTTGTGATCTTCAGCTAATCGCAAATATAAGTCAATTATTGAGAATTTGCTTTTTTCAATTATGAATTTAAAAATACTTGAATTGATAATATGAATTCCGCTGAAAGACCATGGTTGAAGTTTCCCGTTTGCTTTTCTTACTTCTTTAGTTTCATTTGTTTGATAATTTTTCCATTGGCAAAGTGCGTTTGTTTCATCAAAAAGCAACTTTCTTGAAGAATCTCTTTTTTGTACAACAAGTGTTGCTGTTGCATCATTTTTTCGATGTTCTTCGATAAGCTTATTCAGGTCAATATCGCAAAAAATATCAACATTATGTATTATAAATATCTCCGAACTTTCAAGAAATCTTTTAGCTTTCAGCAAACCGCCGCCTGTTTCAAGAAGTTGTTTTCTTTCATCAGATATTTCAATATTTGCATTGAAGTTATTGTTTTTTTTCAGAAAGGATTCAATTTGATCGGCAAAATGATGCACATTAATAACTAAATCATTGAAGCCTTGTTTTTTTAGTCTTAATATTAAATGTTCCAATACAGGCTTACCGTTCAACTCTACTAAAGCTTTAGGCTTATTATCAGTTAAAGGCTTAAGGCGAGTTCCCAAACCTGCAGCAAAGATCATTACTTTCATTTTATAAAAAATTATTACATTGTTTCATTGCTGAATTGTTTATTTATTTAATTCTAATTAACGACTTTACCCTTTTGGCGGTTATAAACCCCAAAAGTGGTTTCTTTGTTTATCCGCCGACAGGGTTTACAACTGCTGTCGCGGACATTCCGGTTAATTTTACAGCTTAATAACTTAAAGTTGTAAAGTAGAATTAAATATTTTTCAAAAATAAAAAATTCAAAGCAGTAATAAAATTCTTTTTTATACAATTTTTTTATGCTGATCTGTTTATTTGTATTATTTGCAGATTGCTAAATGTTAGACTGTTAGAGTTCAACAATATAGCAATAAAGCAATTTAACAATGATAATAAAATTCAAAATTCCCGATAAAACCGACTTTTTCGATATCTCATGAAAAATCAATATTTTTTACTGTAAATTTGCTGTAGTTTTTAATGTATCCAAATCAGGAAATGATTTATAAAACAGATCTTGTACTTTTGTTCTTACATCCATTTTCAGTAATTTGTTATTTTCACTTGTAGGATGAATACGATTTGAAAGAAAGATATAAATAAAATCATATTTAGGATCTATCCAAACTAAAGCACCGGTAAATCCTGAATGTCCGAAACTTTCATCGGATGCAAATTGTGAAGACGGTCCGCCTGTCGGTCTTAACGGCTTGTCAAAACCCAGCCCTCTTCTGTTGCCTGTTTTACAAAAAACACATGTTGAAAATAACTTTATTGTTCTTTTATTTAAATAACGCTCACCACCGTATTTTCCGTATCCCAAATACATTTGCAGCAATTTTGCAAGATCATTTGCATTTGAAAATATTCCTGCATGTCCGTTTACATTACCGGTCATGGCAGCAGCATAATCATGAACATATCCTTGAATCAATTGTTTCCTGAAAAAGTTGTCATTTTCAGTAGGAACAATATCATTTTTTGAGTAATGTTCTAAAGGCAAGTACCCCAGTGTGTTTGCACCTAATTTATTATAGAAATTTTCTCTAACGTAATCTTCTTGCTGTTCTTTTGTAAGGTCTTCAATCATTTTATGAAATAAAATAAAGCCGAGATCACTGTATTTATATTTCTTTTTTGTTCTTAGTTCAGAATTATATATCTTTTGATAAATTGTATCTCTGTATGATTTGGTGATATATAGATTATCTGCAACTTTTACAGAGAACTTATCATTTTTATATTTTGAATAAATCGTATTATTCAATATATTGTTTTCCTGATCTTTGTATGTTGTAATATAAAATGGTATCCAAGGTTTTAATTTGGCCTGATGAGCCAGTATATCTTTAATTATAATGTTTTCCTTATTTGTGCCGATTAATACCGGCATATATTCAGACAGTTTTTTATTTATATCAATCTTTTTTTCTTCATACAATTTCATTAATGAGGGTAGAGTAGAAGCAATTTTGGTTATGGATGCAAGATCATAAATATCAAAATTATTTGTTTTGTGTTTTTTTGCATATGTATGATATCCCCATGATTTATAATAAAATACGGTTCCGTTCCTTACAGCCATTACGGTTGCTCCGGGAGTTGCATTTTGAATAATTGCATCTTTTATTACAGAGTCAATTTTCAGTAATGTATCAGTATTTAAACCTAAACTGAAAGCATCAGAATATCCAAGTCTCTTTTTTATAACTAAATCACCTTTACCGGCAGGGAACAGATCGCCTGCTGAAACAGGAAGTTGTCCTTGAGATGTGATGCCCCCGAATAACAATTGTGCAGAAAGATCACGTGTAAGTTGCCAATCGTTATAGGAAACTAAAACAGCTTTTAAGTTTTCGGGTTCTTTGAATCTTTTTAAAGCATAAGGATTGCCGAAAAGCACTAATATTACTTTTGTTTTTAATGATAATTTCCTTACAAATTCGACAGTATTGCCGTTTACTCCGAAATATGGCGGATTGTTGCTCATTTTGTGAATGCTCACAACAACTTTATCATATTTTGATAATTTATTTAATTGTTTATTGAAAACGCTCATTTCTGAACCTTTGTTTACGGCAAAGTTTGATACATCATCATACATTGCCAATCTTTTTTGGAAGTTGCTGATATAGCCGTTCCCTACTGATATTGAGGCAATTTTATCCTTATCAAGATTTTTAAAAGGAATAATATTATCTTTATTTAAAGCAAGTGTTAAGGATGATTCTATTAGCTTTCTGTTGAGTAATTTTGCATCTTCAGTATTAAGATCATTATAAATATTTTTTATTTCAACAGGTTTGTAGTTATTTAATCCAAATCGGTTTTTTACAGTTAAAATTTTCCTGCATCTTTCATCAATATCTTTTTGTGATAACTTTCCTTTTTTAATTGCTTTTTTGATCTTCTCAAAAGCAATCGGAATATTTTCGGGCATAAGCAAAACATCAACACCTGCAATTAATGCCGCTACTTCTGTTTCTCCGGGTTCATAATATTTACTTACACCTTGCATACCGAGAGCATCAGTAAAAATTAAACCGTCAAAATTTATTTTATTTTTTAACAGTTCTGTTACAATTGGTTCTGAAAGACTTGAAGGTCTGTTTTCTTCTGAATCTAATGAAGGAATATGCAAATGAGCCATCATAATAGCTCCCAATCCCGAATTTATAAGCTCTTTAAAAGGGTAAAGTTCAATAGAGTCAAGACGGTTTATCGAATGTTTGATAATCGGTAAATCTTTATGAGAATCAACATCTGTATCACCGTGTCCGGGAAAATGTTTTCCGGTGGCAAGTATTCCGTTATCTTGCAAGCCAACCATGTATGCTAATCCTTTTTTAGCAACATTTTCTTTTATTTCTCCAAATGATCTGCTGTTGATAACCGGATTATTTGCATTATTATTAACATCAATAACAGGTGCAAAATTTATATTAATGCCCAAACGTTTGCATTGTCTTGCAATTTCTACACCGAATTCATATATTAATATATCGTTCTGTATTGCACCCAACATCATTTGTCTCGGGTACTTAACAGTACTGTCAAGCCTCATTGATAATCCCCATTCATAATCTCCTGCAATCATTACAGGGATTTTTGAAATTGACTGATAATAGTTTGTTAATTTTGCTTGAGAAACAGGACCTCCTTTAAAAAAAATCAATCCGCCGATATTGTATTTATTTATAACAGATGTAAGATGATCAATATTTGCTTTTCCTTGATTCGGGTATGCTGCAGCCATAAACAATTGACCTAATTTTTCATCATCAGTCATTGTATTCATAAGGGAATCAACCCATGAATCTGTATCAGTATAATTAATGTTACTTCTTTTTGCTTCTTTGTTATGTTTTTTTTCAATAGTTGTACTTTGTATGAAAAAAGCAGGTATTATTAATAATAATGCAGCAAAATATTTACTTATTCTTCCAAATCTCATATTTAGTCTTCTTTTATAAATTTAATATTTTCTTTAACATTCTGCAAAATTATAAAATGTATAATAAAAAAGCCGCCAAAAGGCGGCAATTTTACTTTCTGTTTAAAGTCTTATGAATCAGCGTATATTAATATTTTGTTAATAACTTCTTTGCTCGGACTTAAACGAATTGAGTTTAATATCTCTGAAGTTTTGTAATATACTTTGTTAAGCGATAAATTGTTTGAATTAATAAAAATAATTTTTGATTCAGCTTCACTCTTTACAGAACAAAAAATAGTATAAAGTTTATTCATACACAAATTGGGTTTAATTAAAAATGCTAATAATTCAACCTATAAACGTTTGTTTTTTATGAATATTTTATATATCAAAAATTTTAACAAATTTTAACAGAATTGTGAATGATTAATCGGATGAATCATTTTCTGTAAGAAATTTTGTTGCTGTTACAACATTTCCTTTTCCTGAAAATTCAACTTTATCAAATAAAAACCGTGTAATAAAAATACCTCTTCCGCTTAATTCAAGTATATGATCTTGATCGGTAGGATTTGGAAGGAGGTTCCAATCAAAGCCTTCTCCTTCGTCAGTAATTGTCCAACGAACAATTTTATTATCAGTAAAGAAATCAACAAAAATTTTTCTGTTTCTGAATTTAGGATTATTTACTCTGTCTTCATACAATTCATCTAAAGTACCTTCATCTAAAGCTTTTTGCTTTTCATGATAGTCAATTGCCAAATTTCCGTGTTCAATTGCATTTGTAATAAGTTCTACAAGACCTAATTCAATATTAACTTTAATATTATCATCAATTTCGAGGGAAGATTCTACAATAACTTTGTCAACTATCTTTGGAATTTTATTAAATTCACTTCTAAATTCAATTTGAAAATTTCTGTTAATTAAGTATCCGGGAAGAGCATCAGGTGAATATTTAGAAGTAATAATTGCTTTATATTTTTTTAATAATCTTAAAAGAGCTTGGCTTGATACAGGTTTCTTTAAATAATTGTTGGCTCCGAGATGAAGTGCCTGAATGGCATAATTCTCTGTGCCGAAGGCAGTTATTATTATAACAATAGCATCTGATTTTTTATCTCTTATTGCTTCAAGTAATTCAAGGCCGTCCATTATCGGCATTTGAATATCTGTTAATACTAAGTCCGGTTTATATTCATCAAAAATGTTTAAACCTTCAATTCCGTTTGCTGCGGATCGAAAAGTATAACCGTTTGATTCTAACAAACTTTCTAAAAAAAATCTGGAGGCATTATCATCTTCTACAATGAGAACTTTCATCTGTTTATTATATTTTGGTAAAGCCCGTAATAAATACTTATTTAT is a window from the Bacteroidales bacterium genome containing:
- a CDS encoding S8 family peptidase, which gives rise to MKYLTKIFTLVFLIFFFFTADAQISEKLSNVLIKNIDINKNNPEFTVWIFFTDKGSDLKSKINTAEDNLSKRSLQRRRKLIKKGPLTDYCDIPVEENYIKQVIPFINKLRHQSRWLNAISAEVSSENLEQIAELSIVKKIDIVRKGKYDKKDITKNRVISENFIKSIMYDFNYGSSLTQLEQINVPVVHDLGYSGNGVIICVLDAGFNNLEHQAFTSMNIANQWDFVNNDGNVDDEGDMGSGSHGTMTLSTIGGFYEGQLIGPAFGATYLLAKTENTDSETQVEEDNWVAGAEWADALGVDITSTSLGYIDFDDGTGYSPAELDGNTAIITIAADIAAGKGILVVNSAGNGGGGTTTIGAPADGDSVLAIGAVYSDGSRTFFSSVGPTGDGRIKPEVMAMGSDVYVADTYGNYYTTASGTSFSCPLTAGAAALLWEMVPNASNMDIFEALKMTANNADAPNNYYGWGIIDIYAAYEYLAQIYSYSVTFNVTDGTNPIENANVNFLSQDKLTNASGQAVFSNLASGNDIQYTVTKAGYDDYSETLSIVEQDITEDVILSFITDIDNLISENNTLLSPNPADNFIKIHSINKNDKINEVFIYNISGQVQRYITDMTNSEINISNLIPGIYICKIIGTKQTSVSKFIISR
- a CDS encoding serine hydrolase: MRFGRISKYFAALLLIIPAFFIQSTTIEKKHNKEAKRSNINYTDTDSWVDSLMNTMTDDEKLGQLFMAAAYPNQGKANIDHLTSVINKYNIGGLIFFKGGPVSQAKLTNYYQSISKIPVMIAGDYEWGLSMRLDSTVKYPRQMMLGAIQNDILIYEFGVEIARQCKRLGININFAPVIDVNNNANNPVINSRSFGEIKENVAKKGLAYMVGLQDNGILATGKHFPGHGDTDVDSHKDLPIIKHSINRLDSIELYPFKELINSGLGAIMMAHLHIPSLDSEENRPSSLSEPIVTELLKNKINFDGLIFTDALGMQGVSKYYEPGETEVAALIAGVDVLLMPENIPIAFEKIKKAIKKGKLSQKDIDERCRKILTVKNRFGLNNYKPVEIKNIYNDLNTEDAKLLNRKLIESSLTLALNKDNIIPFKNLDKDKIASISVGNGYISNFQKRLAMYDDVSNFAVNKGSEMSVFNKQLNKLSKYDKVVVSIHKMSNNPPYFGVNGNTVEFVRKLSLKTKVILVLFGNPYALKRFKEPENLKAVLVSYNDWQLTRDLSAQLLFGGITSQGQLPVSAGDLFPAGKGDLVIKKRLGYSDAFSLGLNTDTLLKIDSVIKDAIIQNATPGATVMAVRNGTVFYYKSWGYHTYAKKHKTNNFDIYDLASITKIASTLPSLMKLYEEKKIDINKKLSEYMPVLIGTNKENIIIKDILAHQAKLKPWIPFYITTYKDQENNILNNTIYSKYKNDKFSVKVADNLYITKSYRDTIYQKIYNSELRTKKKYKYSDLGFILFHKMIEDLTKEQQEDYVRENFYNKLGANTLGYLPLEHYSKNDIVPTENDNFFRKQLIQGYVHDYAAAMTGNVNGHAGIFSNANDLAKLLQMYLGYGKYGGERYLNKRTIKLFSTCVFCKTGNRRGLGFDKPLRPTGGPSSQFASDESFGHSGFTGALVWIDPKYDFIYIFLSNRIHPTSENNKLLKMDVRTKVQDLFYKSFPDLDTLKTTANLQ
- a CDS encoding response regulator encodes the protein MKVLIVEDDNASRFFLESLLESNGYTFRSAANGIEGLNIFDEYKPDLVLTDIQMPIMDGLELLEAIRDKKSDAIVIIITAFGTENYAIQALHLGANNYLKKPVSSQALLRLLKKYKAIITSKYSPDALPGYLINRNFQIEFRSEFNKIPKIVDKVIVESSLEIDDNIKVNIELGLVELITNAIEHGNLAIDYHEKQKALDEGTLDELYEDRVNNPKFRNRKIFVDFFTDNKIVRWTITDEGEGFDWNLLPNPTDQDHILELSGRGIFITRFLFDKVEFSGKGNVVTATKFLTENDSSD
- a CDS encoding S8 family peptidase; the protein is MRHLKYISILIMFFCFFDAYAQNNNKISDALIKNIGINKNNTEFTVWIFFTDKGSDLKSKINTAEDNLSKRSIQRRQKLIKNGPVVDYYDIPVEENYIEQVIPFINKLRHQSRWLNAISAEVSRENLEQIAKYSFVKKIDIVRKGKYDERYIANKKITSIYNTKSSMYNLDYGSSLTQLEQINVPVVHDLGYSGNGIIICVLDAGFNNLEHQVFTSMDIAGQRDFVNNDGNVDDEDDMGSGSHGTKTLSTIGGFYEGELIGPAYGATYLLAKTENTDSETQIEEDNWVAGAEWADAHGADITSTSLGYVNFDDGTGYSPAELDGNTAIITIAADIAAGKGILVVNSAGNSGNGTTTINAPSDGDSVLAVGAVYSDGTRTTFSSVGPSGDGRIKPEVMAMGSGVYVADTNGNYYRTSSGTSFSCPLTAGAAALLWEMIPTANNMEIFNALKITANNASSPNNQYGWGIIDVYAAFEYLFQNISNSLYISPNPSGNFINIRSIDINEKINEVMIYNISGQVQKHYNNITNSRINISKLKPGIYLCKVISTKQTSVLKFVIAR
- a CDS encoding nucleotidyltransferase family protein, which produces MKVMIFAAGLGTRLKPLTDNKPKALVELNGKPVLEHLILRLKKQGFNDLVINVHHFADQIESFLKKNNNFNANIEISDERKQLLETGGGLLKAKRFLESSEIFIIHNVDIFCDIDLNKLIEEHRKNDATATLVVQKRDSSRKLLFDETNALCQWKNYQTNETKEVRKANGKLQPWSFSGIHIINSSIFKFIIEKSKFSIIDLYLRLAEDHKISAFETKHNYWFDLGKPENILEAEKSLII